The stretch of DNA TTTCTTTTGCCAGGTTCTGTCCttcttggcagcagcagcggctgtgcGTGCCGATGTGGGCGGCTACAACTACGGAACCGGACAGAGTGGCACGTCTGGCGGCTCATTCTCTGGTGGCTCCCTTTCGGGGGGTTCCCTTTCTGGCGGCTCTCTGTCTGCCGGATCGCTGGGCTCCTCTGTGGGCTACTCGAATGAGTACGCACCCGTAAACACCGACTTCAACAAGGAATTCTTCACCTACACCGCCCCAGAGGCTGACTTTGAGGACAACAAGAGCGTCAGTGATTTGGCCGCTTCGCTGAAGAAGAACCTGCGCGTGGTCTTCATTCGTGCCCCCGAGAACAAGGGCCTGGAGAACGCCGccctgcagctggccaagcaggcagccgagcagcagacCGCCATCTATGTGCTGACCAAGCAGGGCGACCTCTCCAGCCTGGCCAACCAGCTGCAGAACCTGAACCATGTCAGTGCCAGCAAGCCCGAGGTGCACTTTGTCAAGTACCGCACGCCGGAGGATGCTCTGAATGCCCAGCGCACCATCCAGCAGGAGTACGAGCGCCTCGGTGGCTCCTCTGCCTCTCACAATGGAGGCGTTGCCCCCGTGCTGGACTTTACCTCcaagcgccagcagcagttccaacaacagcaacagcagcagcagcaacaccaacagcagcaagtgcagctGGTGGATGAGCGTCGTGCCTCCAATATCAATGTCGCCTCGTCTGGCAGTGTGTCGAACATTGGCGCTGAGCTGGAGGCCCCATCCGCAGCCTACATCCCACCCGCGGCGGCCGCGCCTCAGGCCACTTACTTGCCTGTGAACAAGGTCAAATAGTTGCCACAAGTCTCTAGCCTTATTAACAAATTAGCCAAATTGTGGAGTACCCTCCCAGCCCCCTTCGTTATAaaatagaaatttaattttaatgtgtgCGCCTGTTCTTATCCTTGTTGcggctcttgttgctgttcgcGTTGAGATTAATGGGGCACGCCATTTCGACGTCTTGTAGCGCTATCGACGAGCCACTTACTCAGACTTTCTGCCCCGACTCCGAGTCCGCCCTCAGC from Drosophila subobscura isolate 14011-0131.10 chromosome O, UCBerk_Dsub_1.0, whole genome shotgun sequence encodes:
- the LOC117898547 gene encoding uncharacterized protein LOC117898547, which translates into the protein MRGLIVLSFLAAAAAVRADVGGYNYGTGQSGTSGGSFSGGSLSGGSLSGGSLSAGSLGSSVGYSNEYAPVNTDFNKEFFTYTAPEADFEDNKSVSDLAASLKKNLRVVFIRAPENKGLENAALQLAKQAAEQQTAIYVLTKQGDLSSLANQLQNLNHVSASKPEVHFVKYRTPEDALNAQRTIQQEYERLGGSSASHNGGVAPVLDFTSKRQQQFQQQQQQQQQHQQQQVQLVDERRASNINVASSGSVSNIGAELEAPSAAYIPPAAAAPQATYLPVNKVK